In Paenibacillus xylanilyticus, the genomic window GAACACTTATTTCCTCATCCACCCGTTCCTTCTGCGTACGCACGCGAATGCCTGAAGCGCTCCAATATCGGTAGTATCCGCTTGTAGAAACACCTGTACTTTCACAAAGATAACTTACCATTCGCTGTAGATGGTATTTCTCGATCACGGCTTTGATCAACCTGTATCGAAGACTAGGTGTTAGCTTTACTCGTGGTTCCACCCCCGTTCGGCCAGACGAATCTTTTTTAAGAGTTCATTCTCAGCTTGGAGCAAATGAATTTGCGCTTCGAGCCTCGCATTCTTCTCTTCCAAGGTGAGTTCTCGCTTTAGAGGTCTTCCTGAATGTTTGCCTCGTGCATCGTGTAAACCTAAATCTCCTTGCTCTTTATAACTTGCTCTCCACCGACCAGCAGCAGCCTTAATTCGGGTCATACCGAGGATTTGAACGTCGAACCCACATGCCTCAAAAATGTCTCTAGGTAGCTTTCCTTGTTGACTCGATATAATAAAGAGTTGTTTAAACGCTTCAGTATATGTGATTCCCTTCGTCGATACAGACTTCACATAGGGGTTAGTAGAAAGATGTCTCACTTCATTGGATGTAAATTTTTTTTTGCTCATTAGTAATCTCCGTCCTCATCTCGTTCGTAGCATACAACAAAAATACCCCATAGATAGACTTTTTTAAAGTGTCTACTCTATAGGGTACAGTTTATAAAAGCGAGAGTTGTTTTTTTATTTCACTATTTTTGTTTCGATATAATTTATGCAATTATTGCTTAGTTCAAATTAAGCAAGAACGGTGGCACCCATCAGGTATTTGTCTACTTCACGAGCAGCTTCGCGTCCTTCATTGATTGCCCATACAACCAGACTTTGTCCGCGACGCATGTCACCTGCAGCGAATACTTTATCCACATTGGTATTGTATTTGCCGTAGCGAGCTTTAACATTGGTACGACGATCTGTTGCAAGTCCCAGCTGTTCAACCAGCGTTTGCTCTGGACCATCAAACCCGATCGCGATCATTGCCATTTGTGCAGGGAAAACGCGCTCTGTTCCAGGGATTGGCTGATAGATCTTACGACCTGTTTCATCGACAATACGCTCGATTTGAATTGTGTGCAGCTCTTTGAGGTTGCCCTCTTCATCTCCAACAAATTTGGTTGTCATGATGGAGAATTCACGCGGATCTTGCCCGAATAATGCTTTCGCTTCCTCTTGTGCATAGTCCAAGGTGTAAACGTTAGGGAATTGCGGCCAAGGGTTGTTAATGCGATCACGTTCCATTGGGGCTTGGGTATGCGTACCAAATTGAGTTACGGTACGACAACCGTGACGGAGCGATGTAGCCACACAGTCCGAACCGGTATCTCCGCCACCAATAACGATAACGTCTTTATCTTTTGCAGAAATGTAGTTTCCGTCTTCCAGGTTGGAATCCAGGTAACTTTTGATACTGCCATTCAGGAAGTCCATCGCGTAATGTACGCCTTTCAAGTCGCTTCCTTCAATATTGAACTCCCGCGGCTTCGTAGCGCCACCACACAGCACGACAGCATCATACTCGTCCACCAATTGCTGAGCAGGAATATCCTTGCCAATCTCGGTGTTTGTGACGAACTGAACGCCTTCCGCTTCAAGCAGATCCACACGACGCTGCACCACTTTTTTGTCCAGTTTCATTGTTGGAATACCATACATCAGCAAACCGCCGACACGGTCCGAACGCTCATATACAGTTACCGCATGGCCTGCTTTGTTCAACTGAGCCGCTGTCGCAAGACCTGCAGGGCCAGAACCAACGACCGCAACGCGTTTACCTGTACGTTTCTCCGGAGGTTGGGGAACCACCCAGCCTTCTTCGAATCCTTTTTCGATAATGGCTTCTTCAATCGTTTTGATGGTAACCGGCTGGCCGATCAGACCAACAGTACAAGATCCTTCACATGGAGCTGGACAGACACGACCTGTAAACTCCGGAAAATTATTTGTTTTGTGCAGACGATCAAGCGCTTCTCTCCACAATCCACGATATACAAGATTATTCCATTCCGGAATCAGGTTATGCACAGGACAGCCCGACGTTCCGCCAATCATATCTATACCTGTATGGCAATACGGGGTACCACAATCCATGCATCGTGCACCTTGTGTTCTGAGCTCTTCTTCAGCCATATGTTTATGAAACTCTTCCCAATCCTTAATCCGCTCAGCCGGCTCCCTGTCCGCAGGCAGCTGCCGTTTGTATTCCATAAATCCAGTAGGTGTAGACATCTTACGTTTTCCCCCATCCGTTCTCGTCTTAATCCTTTCATTGGCATGGTTCTATATGAAATGGATTACTCATGCTGAGTTTTTTGTCTATTGTATCACAAAAACTTCTCAAAGATATTTCAATTATAGTAGCATTTCGACAACTGAATATTAAATGGATTATCCGCATAATTATTTGTATTTTATACATCATATCGTCAGCTTTAGCTGTGGTCAATACCCTTATTTTGGAGCAGAAATTGATGATCAAAGGTCTGAACTAACGTTTAATATGTCGAAAAACAAAATGAACGTCATGTAAATGTGAGCTAATTTGCCATTAAAATCAAGCAAGTCAGTCCTATACACCTCCTAATTCCGAATATTCACTCGAATTTAGGGCTTTACAACGGTAAATGCCCATAACTTTTATACTATTTTACTAATTATGTTGAAAAGCTTATTCTTGAGCCCCAATTTCTCTTGGTTACAAATGTTATATTCGTGTTAAGCGCAAATCATTGCAGAGGGCAACCTACATTTTTAAAAATAAATAAAAAAAGACGCTGTTCACGAATATTTCGTCAATCAGCGCCTTTTCTATTTTTCATTTCACACAATCAAATTTCTAATGAATGATCATCTTACAGGTTAACTTCAGCGTTTGCGCTCGTAAAACTCAAACGTATAGGCGTACACATTTTTCTCATCCTGCTCGCCCTCAATCTGCTCCTTCAGCTCCCATTCAGACCAATCCACATCCGGGAAAAAGGTGTCTCCCTCAAATTCCTCATGGATCCTGGTAACCACCAACCGGTCCGCCAGCGGGAGGAACTCACGGTATACCTGTGAGCCACCGATTACACATAGCTCCTCTTCTTTGGTAGCCTCCAAACCTTCTTCAATGGAATGCACCACTTCTGCCTGCTCTACCTTGTAGTTCAGATCTCTGGTGACCACAATATTCCGGCGCTGCGGGAGGGGCTTACCACCGAAGGATTCCCACGTATTGCGACCCATAATAATCGTTTTGTTTAACGTACGACACTTAAAAAAAGCCATATCTTTGGGCAATCGCCATGGAATGGTGTTGTTCAAGCCAATAACGCCATTTTCACCCATAGCCCACACAAGTTCAATACTCAAAATACTACACTCCTTCTTAGAGTCTGCTTATACCGCAATTGGAGCTTTGATCCCCGGATGATGCTGATAGTTTTCAAACTCAAAATCCTCAAACTTATAATCAAAAATCGAATCCGGTTTGCGCTTAATGATTAACTTAGGCAGTGCGAAAGGCTCCCGCTCGAGCTGTGTTTTCACTTGCTCCACATGATTAGAATAGATGTGCACATCGCCACCCGACCAGATGAAATCTCCCACTTCAAGATCACACTGCTGGGCAATCATATGTGTCAGTAACGCGTAGCTGGCAATATTAAATGGCAACCCCAGGAACGTATCCACGGAGCGCATCGTAAGCATACAGGATAGTTTACCCTCCGCCACATAAAATTGAAACGCAAAATGACAAGGCGGTAGCTTCATGTTGTTAATCTCTGCCACGTTCCATGCACTTACCAGATGCCGGCGTGAATCCGGGTTATTTTTAATTGAATCGATAACAGCTGAAATCTGGTCAATTTTCTCCCCGTTTGGCGCTTCCCATGTTCTCCATTGTGAACCGTAAACCGGGCCTAGATCGCCATTCTCGTCTGCCCAATCGTCCCAGATCTTCACTCCGTTTTCTTTCAAATAGGCAATATTCGTATCCCCACTCAGGAACCATAATAGTTCATGAATGACGGATTTAAGATGGATTCGCTTCGTGGTTACAAGCGGGAATCCTTCGGACAGATTATAACGAAGCTGTCTGCCAAACACGGATTGTGTACCCGTTCCGGTACGATCCCCTTTATGAACACCGTTATCCAATATATCTTGTAATAAATCGAGATAGTTTTTCAAGTTGATTTCCCCTCGCATCTCTATATATGTTGCCCACTCAGTTCCAGATTGGTCCGAGTTACATCATGTCTGATCATCTTTACAGTTTATCACACTGTGCACGATGGAAAAAGAGTTGAAAACACATTCAATTTTGCCCCTGTTTACAACACAATGTACATGATATAACTCTACGGAAGCCTTCTACACTCACAAAAAAAGAGGCAAATAACGCGTTAGCGCTATTCACCTCTTCATTTACGTATGATGCCGGACGAGTCCGAAGCTTAGACGATATTAGCGGGAAATGATGTGGATCGGGTGACCCATAACCAGTTCCGCAGCTTCCATCACGATTTCGCCCAACGTTGGGTGAGCGTGAATAGTCAGAGCCAGATCTTCCAGAGTAGCACCCATTTCGATTGCAAGACCAAGCTCAGCAATCAGGTTGGAAGCTTCCAGACCAACGATTTGGCAACCCAGTACAAGGCCGCTTTCTTCGTCCGCTACGATTTTCACGAAGCCTTCAGCATGGTTCAAAGATACTGCACGGCCGTTACCCGCATAAGGGAATTTACCTGCTTTAACTTTGTAGCCTTTTTCTTTGGCTTCTTTTTCAGTGTAACCTACGCTTGAGCACTCTGGATCTGTAAATACAACAGCTGGCATACATTTGTAGTCAACTACAGATGGTTGTCCTGCGATTGCTTCAGCAGCCACTTTACCTTCATAAGAAGCTTTGTGGGCAAGTGCCAAACCGGATACGATATCACCGATTGCGAAGATGTGAGGAATGCTAGTGCGGCCTTGGTGGTCAACTTTAACGAATCCACGCTCGTCAACGTCAACACCGATCAGGTCCAAACCAAGCTCACCATCCGTGTTTGGACGACGTCCAACAGTAACGAGCAGGTAGTCTGCAGTTACTTCTTTGGATTCACCATTTACGGAATATTTAACAGTTACATCTTTGTCCGTTTGCTCAGCACTTTCAGCTTTTGCACCCGTTACGATTTCGATGCCTGTTTTCTTCATGTTTTTAGCCACAAGGCTAGTCATGTCTTTATCGAATCCTGGCAGTACAGTATCCAAACCTTCGATGATCGTTACTTTAGCACCGAATTTGGAGTACATTTGACCAAGCTCAGCACCGATATAACCGCCACCGATAACGATCAGGCTTTTCGGTACTTCAGGCAGGTTCAATGCTTCTGTCGAAGACAGAATGCGTCCGCCAAATGGGAAAGGTTTCAGTTCGATTGGACGGGAACCTGTTGCAATGATTGCATTTTTGAATTTGTAACGCGGAGATTCGTGATCGTTGAATACACGCGCTTCGTTTTCGTTGATGAACATGCACTCACCGTTGAAAACTTCAACTTTGTTGCCTTTGAGCAAACCAGCTACGCCGCCAGTCATTTTCTTAACAACGCCGTTTTTGAACTCTTGAGTTTTGCTGAAGTCCACTTTTACGTTTTCAGCAGAGATACCGAATGCTTCACCGTGAAGTGCATTTTCATATTGGTGTGCAGCAGAGATCAGGGCTTTGGATGGGATACATCCACGGTTCAAACAAACGCCACCAAGCTCGGATTTGTCAACAATCAATACGCTTTGGCCCAGTTGAGCAGCGCGGATGGCAGCTACATAGCCGCCAGGACCCGCACCAATTACTAATGTGTCGATATTGAGAGAAGCGTCGCCTACTACCATATCTTACACCTCCATAACGAGCAGCTCAGGGTTAGCGAGCAGCTGTTTAATGTAGTTCATAAAGTTTTGTGCTGTTGCGCCATCGATGATACGGTGGTCAAAGCTCAAGGAAAGAGCCATTACAGGAGCTGCAACAACTTCGCCGTCTTTGATAACCGCTTTTTCGCTGATACGTCCAGTTCCGAGGATTGCAACTTCAGGGAAGTTAATGATCGGAGTGAAGAACATACCGCCAGCAGAACCGATGTTACTGATGGAGATTGTGCTTCCTTTCATTTCGTTAGCGCTCAATTTGCCATCACGGCCACGAGCTGCCAGATCACGAATGGAATCAGCGATCATCCAGATGGATTTGCGATCAGCATCTTTGATAACAGGAACGATCAAGCCGTTGTCTGTATCTGTTGCGATACCGATGTTGTAGTATTTTTTGTAAACAATTTCGTTAGCTTCTTCATCAATCATTGCGTTCAGAGCAGGGAATTGACGGGAAGCTGCAACCAATGCTTTAACGATGAACGGCAGATAAGTAACTTTCGTTCCTTTTTTCTCTGCGATTGGTTTCATACGAGTACGGAAAGCAACCAACTCAGTTACGTCCACTTCGTCCATGATTGTAACGTGAGGTGCAGTGTAAGCCGATTTAACCATAGCATTGGAGATTGCTTTACGGATACCTTTGAATGGTACGCGCTCTTCTTCAAGGCGTTGGTCAGCTGCTGCCGCTGCTGGTGCTGCGGATTTTTTCTCTTCTTGAGCAGGAGCTGCAGAAGATGCTGCGGATTGGCCTCCACCATTTTTGAAGGATTCAACATCTTCTTTGGTTACTTTACCGTTGTTGCCAGTGCCGTTAACCTGAGCGATGTCTACACCTTGCTCACGAGCAAATTTGCGTACGCTTGGAGTTGCCAAAACGTCTTTGGCAGGTACTGCCGGTACGCTGTTGTTGCCGCCTTCTTGAGCTGCATCCGAGCTGGAAGCTGCCGCAGAAGAACCGCTAGTGTCAGCTCCGCCTTGAGCTGCGTCTTTCTCTTGTGCACCTTGGTCGCCAGCAGGAGCGTCGTCTTGCTCAGGCAGTTCGCCTTCTGCATCAATCACAGCAACTACTTCACCAACGTGACAGATTTGACCGTCTTTAGCGAATACTTCAGTAACTGTTCCGTTAACCGGACAAGGTACTTCTACTACCGCTTTGTCGTTTTGTA contains:
- a CDS encoding glutamate synthase subunit beta, whose protein sequence is MSTPTGFMEYKRQLPADREPAERIKDWEEFHKHMAEEELRTQGARCMDCGTPYCHTGIDMIGGTSGCPVHNLIPEWNNLVYRGLWREALDRLHKTNNFPEFTGRVCPAPCEGSCTVGLIGQPVTIKTIEEAIIEKGFEEGWVVPQPPEKRTGKRVAVVGSGPAGLATAAQLNKAGHAVTVYERSDRVGGLLMYGIPTMKLDKKVVQRRVDLLEAEGVQFVTNTEIGKDIPAQQLVDEYDAVVLCGGATKPREFNIEGSDLKGVHYAMDFLNGSIKSYLDSNLEDGNYISAKDKDVIVIGGGDTGSDCVATSLRHGCRTVTQFGTHTQAPMERDRINNPWPQFPNVYTLDYAQEEAKALFGQDPREFSIMTTKFVGDEEGNLKELHTIQIERIVDETGRKIYQPIPGTERVFPAQMAMIAIGFDGPEQTLVEQLGLATDRRTNVKARYGKYNTNVDKVFAAGDMRRGQSLVVWAINEGREAAREVDKYLMGATVLA
- a CDS encoding dihydrofolate reductase; the protein is MSIELVWAMGENGVIGLNNTIPWRLPKDMAFFKCRTLNKTIIMGRNTWESFGGKPLPQRRNIVVTRDLNYKVEQAEVVHSIEEGLEATKEEELCVIGGSQVYREFLPLADRLVVTRIHEEFEGDTFFPDVDWSEWELKEQIEGEQDEKNVYAYTFEFYERKR
- the thyA gene encoding thymidylate synthase, yielding MKNYLDLLQDILDNGVHKGDRTGTGTQSVFGRQLRYNLSEGFPLVTTKRIHLKSVIHELLWFLSGDTNIAYLKENGVKIWDDWADENGDLGPVYGSQWRTWEAPNGEKIDQISAVIDSIKNNPDSRRHLVSAWNVAEINNMKLPPCHFAFQFYVAEGKLSCMLTMRSVDTFLGLPFNIASYALLTHMIAQQCDLEVGDFIWSGGDVHIYSNHVEQVKTQLEREPFALPKLIIKRKPDSIFDYKFEDFEFENYQHHPGIKAPIAV
- the lpdA gene encoding dihydrolipoyl dehydrogenase, whose product is MVVGDASLNIDTLVIGAGPGGYVAAIRAAQLGQSVLIVDKSELGGVCLNRGCIPSKALISAAHQYENALHGEAFGISAENVKVDFSKTQEFKNGVVKKMTGGVAGLLKGNKVEVFNGECMFINENEARVFNDHESPRYKFKNAIIATGSRPIELKPFPFGGRILSSTEALNLPEVPKSLIVIGGGYIGAELGQMYSKFGAKVTIIEGLDTVLPGFDKDMTSLVAKNMKKTGIEIVTGAKAESAEQTDKDVTVKYSVNGESKEVTADYLLVTVGRRPNTDGELGLDLIGVDVDERGFVKVDHQGRTSIPHIFAIGDIVSGLALAHKASYEGKVAAEAIAGQPSVVDYKCMPAVVFTDPECSSVGYTEKEAKEKGYKVKAGKFPYAGNGRAVSLNHAEGFVKIVADEESGLVLGCQIVGLEASNLIAELGLAIEMGATLEDLALTIHAHPTLGEIVMEAAELVMGHPIHIISR
- a CDS encoding dihydrolipoamide acetyltransferase family protein, with protein sequence MAKFEYKFPELGEGLHEGEIIKMHIKVGDKVTDDDIIMEVQNDKAVVEVPCPVNGTVTEVFAKDGQICHVGEVVAVIDAEGELPEQDDAPAGDQGAQEKDAAQGGADTSGSSAAASSSDAAQEGGNNSVPAVPAKDVLATPSVRKFAREQGVDIAQVNGTGNNGKVTKEDVESFKNGGGQSAASSAAPAQEEKKSAAPAAAAADQRLEEERVPFKGIRKAISNAMVKSAYTAPHVTIMDEVDVTELVAFRTRMKPIAEKKGTKVTYLPFIVKALVAASRQFPALNAMIDEEANEIVYKKYYNIGIATDTDNGLIVPVIKDADRKSIWMIADSIRDLAARGRDGKLSANEMKGSTISISNIGSAGGMFFTPIINFPEVAILGTGRISEKAVIKDGEVVAAPVMALSLSFDHRIIDGATAQNFMNYIKQLLANPELLVMEV